The Panicum hallii strain FIL2 chromosome 9, PHallii_v3.1, whole genome shotgun sequence genome has a window encoding:
- the LOC112877467 gene encoding acyl-[acyl-carrier-protein] desaturase 7, chloroplastic-like, whose product MMMAMMPGLAACCVDAAGITAPSPCGTRAPPRRAAYFRRRMITAAAMTAPEKAEVLRSLDGWAESNLLPLLKPVERSWQPHDLLPDSSSPGFREAVDELRARAREIPDDYYVCLVGNMVTEEALPTYHAALNSFVGYDSPSCADAWARWSRGWTAEENRHGDLLNRYLYLCGRVDVRRVEQTIHHLIAAGMQLAAGGCPYRGFIYTAFQERATAISHGNTARRAAALGDASLARVCGAIAGDERRHEAAYTRVVAELFRRTPDAAMRALGYMMRERILMPAHHMFDGRDAELFRHYAAVAQGLGVYTTADYAGLVEFFVERWGVAELGHGLTGEGRRAQEYVCRLPERVRRMDARRRQTQLQRVPFSWVFDRQVELEL is encoded by the coding sequence ATGATGATGGCGATGATGCCGGGGCTAGCTGCCTGCTGCGTAGATGCAGCCGGAATCACCGCGCCGTCACCATGCGGGACGCGGGCACCACCGCGGCGAGCCGCCTACTTCCGCCGGCGTATGATCACGGCGGCAGCGATGACGGCGCCGGAGAAGGCCGAGGTGCTGCGGTCGCTGGACGGGTGGGCGGAGTCGAacctgctgccgctgctgaaGCCGGTGGAGCGGTCGTGGCAGCCGCACGACCTGCTGCCGGACTCGTCGTCGCCGGGGTTCCGCGAGGCGGTGGACGAgctgcgggcgcgggcgcgggagaTCCCCGACGACTACTACGTGTGCCTGGTGGGCAACATGGTGACGGAGGAGGCCCTCCCCACGTACCACGCCGCCCTCAACAGCTTCGTGGGCTACGACTCCCCCTCCTGCGCCGACGCCTGGGCGCGGTGGTCCCGCGGGTGGACGGCGGAGGAGAACCGCCACGGCGACCTCCTCAACCGCTACCTCTACCTGTGCGGGCGCGTGGACGTCCGGCGCGTGGAGCAGACGATCCACCACCTCATCGCCGCCGGGATGCAGCTGGCCGCCGGCGGGTGCCCGTACCGGGGGTTCATCTACACGGCGTTCCAGGAGCGCGCCACGGCGATCTCGCACGGCaacacggcgcggcgcgcggcggcgctgggcgacGCGAGCCTGGCGCGGGTCTGCGGCGCCATCGCGGGCGACGAGAGGCGGCACGAGGCGGCGTACACGCGGGTGGTGGCGGAGCTGTTCCGGCGGACCCCGGACGCCGCCATGCGCGCGCTCGGGTACATGATGCGGGAGCGGATCCTGATGCCGGCCCACCACATGTTCGACGGGCGGGACGCGGAGCTGTTCCGGCActacgccgccgtggcgcaggGGCTCGGCGTCTACACCACCGCCGACTACGCCGGCCTCGTGGAGTTCTTCGTGGAGCGGTGGGGCGTCGCGGAGCTCGGCCACGGGCTCACCGGCGAGGGCAGGCGCGCGCAGGAGTACGTCTGCCGGCTGCCGGAGAGGGTGCGCAGGATggacgcgcggcggcggcagacgcAGCTGCAACGGGTGCCCTTCTCCTGGGTGTTCGACAGGCAGGTGGAGCTGGAGCTCTGA